In Gadus chalcogrammus isolate NIFS_2021 chromosome 13, NIFS_Gcha_1.0, whole genome shotgun sequence, a single genomic region encodes these proteins:
- the mrto4 gene encoding mRNA turnover protein 4 homolog yields the protein MPKSKRDKKVSLTKTTKKGLESKQNLIEEVRKCVDVYQNLFIFSVANMRNNKLKDIRTAWKHSRFFFGKNKVMMVALGKGRTDEYKDNLHKVSKLLKGEVGVLFSNKTKDEVQEYFRQFKDVDYARAGNPARMAVKLDEGPLEQFPHSMEPQLRQLGLPTALKKGVVTLLKDHHVCKEGDMLTPEQARILKLFGFEMAVFKVQIKCMWNTEVGEFEIFAEEEEDSIEDEAVKQV from the exons ATGCCGAAGTCAAAGAGGGACAAGAAAG TTTCACTGACGAAAACGACCAAGAAGGGTTTGGAAAGCAAACAGAACTTGATAGAGGAG GTGCGGAAATGCGTCGACGTATACCagaatttgtttatattttcgGTCGCCAATATGAGGAATAACAAACTAAAAGACATAAGGACAGCCTGGAAACACAGCAG GTTCTTCTTTGGAAAAAACAAAGTTATGATGGTTGCCTTGGGAAAAGGACGAACCGATGAATACAAAGATAATTTGCACAAG GTTAGCAAGCTCCTAAAAGGAGAAGTGGGTGTGTTGTTCTCAAATAAAACTAAGGATGAGGTACAAGA GTATTTCCGCCAGTTCAAGGATGTGGATTACGCACGGGCCGGCAACCCTGCCAGGATGGCTGTGAAACTGGACGAAGGGCCTCTGGAACAGTTCCCCCACTCCATGGAGCCACAGTTGAGGCAGTTGGGACTCCCAACTGCCCTCAAGAAGG GAGTGGTGACGCTTCTAAAAGACCACCACGTTTGTAAGGAGGGGGACATGTTGACTCCTGAGCAGGCTCGTATTCTG AAACTATTTGGCTTCGAGATGGCCGTATTCAAAGTGCAGATCAAGTGCATGTGGAACACAGAAGTTGGAGAGTTTGAAATCtttgcagaggaggaagaagattcTATCGAAGATGAAGCAGTCAAACAAGTTTGA